Proteins encoded by one window of Salvia splendens isolate huo1 chromosome 7, SspV2, whole genome shotgun sequence:
- the LOC121741704 gene encoding uncharacterized protein LOC121741704, which produces MNRSLCIFLIPVSLLLSCLAQHIHATQYIVTNTVPNTPGGQLFDTEIGVNFTLSIMPTINEFIYKVFEESSPDDRRDVPVLNVYISEFPGYAYKNGDNINISASAMYNIYQPRSISKWMFTSVMFHEMAHVFQWHGNFGAPGGLTEGTADYVKVKSGYYNQASYTKPGAGQKWDEGYGVTERFLEYCDSLLEGFTVKLNKKMRYKYDEVYWVELLGKPVEKLWRDYKAKYGNQPQENTIDIYHGLKY; this is translated from the coding sequence ATGAACAGAAGCCTCTGCATTTTCCTCATCCCTGTTTCTCTTCTTCTATCATGCCTAGCACAACACATTCATGCAACCCAATACATCGTGACGAACACGGTCCCCAACACCCCGGGAGGCCAGTTGTTCGACACAGAAATCGGCGTTAATTTCACCTTATCAATCATGCCAACCATCAACGAATTCATCTACAAAGTCTTTGAAGAAAGTAGCCCTGACGACAGAAGGGACGTCCCTGTCTTGAATGTATACATCTCCGAATTCCCCGGTTACGCATACAAAAACGGTGACAACATAAACATAAGTGCCTCGGCAATGTACAACATATACCAGCCTAGGTCGATCTCAAAGTGGATGTTCACTTCCGTGATGTTTCACGAGATGGCTCATGTGTTCCAGTGGCACGGTAATTTTGGAGCCCCCGGTGGCCTCACGGAGGGGACTGCAGACTACGTGAAGGTCAAGTCGGGCTACTACAACCAGGCTTCTTATACGAAACCCGGTGCAGGGCAAAAATGGGATGAAGGGTACGGTGTGACAGAGAGGTTTTTGGAGTATTGTGATAGTTTGTTGGAAGGTTTCACCGTGAAGCTGAACAAGAAGATGAGGTACAAATACGACGAAGTTTATTGGGTTGAGTTGCTCGGGAAACCGGTGGAGAAGCTCTGGAGAGATTACAAAGCCAAGTATGGGAACCAGCCTCAGGAAAACACTATTGATATATATCATGGTTTGAAGTACTAA
- the LOC121742362 gene encoding protein unc-50 homolog isoform X1 — translation MLPTASTKGRSGPQPRPNLFFPYLRRIVKWQQMDIEYTFWQMLNLCTSPKVVYQHTKYHKQTKNQWARDDPAFVVICSLLFSVALIAYCAAYDHSAGHAVFVVISSLFVHFFLIGAILATFCWFFTNNYLREEAPHSYVVEQRVEWLYAFDVHCNSFFPMFVLLYVLHYFLSPLLVAHGFIPLLLSNVLFMVAVSYYHYINYLGYDVLPFLVRTTVFLYPIGVVLVLSPILCLSGYNPSRYFMNMYFSQRQYIS, via the exons ATGTTGCCTACCGCCTCAACAAAGGGCCGATCGGGCCCGCAACCCCGGCCGAATTTGTTCTTCCCGTACCTCCGCAGAATAGTCAAG TGGCAACAGATGGATATTGAATACACTTTCTGGCAAATGCTTAACCTATGCACATCACCGAAAGTCGT ATATCAACACACCAAGTATCACAAGC AAACAAAGAACCAATGGGCTCGTGATGATCCTGCATTTGTTGTCATATGCAGTCTTCTTTTTTCAGTTGCCCTTATTGCATATTGTGCTGC GTACGACCATAGTGCAGGCCATGCTGTTTTTGTAGTTATATCATCTTTGTTCGTCCATTTCTTTCTAATTGGTGCAATTTTGGCAACATTTTGTTG GTTTTTCACTAACAATTATCTCCGAGAAGAAGCTCCACACAGTTACGTGGTGGAGCAACGGGTGGAATG GTTGTACGCCTTTGATGTACACTGCAACTCTTTCTTCCCTATGTTTGTACTGCTTTATG TTCTTCATTATTTCTTATCACCTCTGCTAGTGGCTCATGGTTTTATTCCCTTACTACTATCAAATGTGCTCTTCATGGTAGCTGTATCCTACTACCATTACATAAATTACTTGGGCTATGATG TATTACCCTTCCTGGTGAGGACCACTGTGTTCCTGTATCCAATTGGTGTTGTTCTAGTTCTTTCCCCCATAT TATGTCTAAGTGGCTACAACCCATCGAGATATTTCATGAACATGTATTTTAGTCAAAGGCAATACATCAGCTAA
- the LOC121742362 gene encoding protein unc-50 homolog isoform X2, whose protein sequence is MLPTASTKGRSGPQPRPNLFFPYLRRIVKWQQMDIEYTFWQMLNLCTSPKVVYQHTKYHKQTKNQWARDDPAFVVICSLLFSVALIAYCAAYDHSAGHAVFVVISSLFVHFFLIGAILATFCWFFTNNYLREEAPHSYVVEQRVEWLYAFDVHCNSFFPMFVLLYVAHGFIPLLLSNVLFMVAVSYYHYINYLGYDVLPFLVRTTVFLYPIGVVLVLSPILCLSGYNPSRYFMNMYFSQRQYIS, encoded by the exons ATGTTGCCTACCGCCTCAACAAAGGGCCGATCGGGCCCGCAACCCCGGCCGAATTTGTTCTTCCCGTACCTCCGCAGAATAGTCAAG TGGCAACAGATGGATATTGAATACACTTTCTGGCAAATGCTTAACCTATGCACATCACCGAAAGTCGT ATATCAACACACCAAGTATCACAAGC AAACAAAGAACCAATGGGCTCGTGATGATCCTGCATTTGTTGTCATATGCAGTCTTCTTTTTTCAGTTGCCCTTATTGCATATTGTGCTGC GTACGACCATAGTGCAGGCCATGCTGTTTTTGTAGTTATATCATCTTTGTTCGTCCATTTCTTTCTAATTGGTGCAATTTTGGCAACATTTTGTTG GTTTTTCACTAACAATTATCTCCGAGAAGAAGCTCCACACAGTTACGTGGTGGAGCAACGGGTGGAATG GTTGTACGCCTTTGATGTACACTGCAACTCTTTCTTCCCTATGTTTGTACTGCTTTATG TGGCTCATGGTTTTATTCCCTTACTACTATCAAATGTGCTCTTCATGGTAGCTGTATCCTACTACCATTACATAAATTACTTGGGCTATGATG TATTACCCTTCCTGGTGAGGACCACTGTGTTCCTGTATCCAATTGGTGTTGTTCTAGTTCTTTCCCCCATAT TATGTCTAAGTGGCTACAACCCATCGAGATATTTCATGAACATGTATTTTAGTCAAAGGCAATACATCAGCTAA
- the LOC121811071 gene encoding reticulon-like protein B11: MDKSHRSPVYRVLGGGAVADVILWRKWTRSTAFLVVSTALWFLFERAGYNLLSFMSNVLLLLVVILFCWAKSASILNRPLPPLPSLEISEETTVRAADEMRVWVNYVLSIAHDIAIGGNRRVFLKVATLLWVISYIGSFFNFLTLIYICVLLSLTLPVLYDKYQNPIDDKLSVAYDIARVQYEKIGSLILQKIPFHSKKEKKTE; encoded by the exons ATGGACAAATCTCATCGATCACCTGTTTATCGCGTGTTAGGCGGTGGTGCAG TTGCTGATGTGATACTGTGGAGAAAATGGACTCGCAGCACCGCTTTTCTCGTGGTTTCAACTGCGCTTTGGTTCCTTTTCGAGAGGGCTGGATACAATTTACTGTCATTTATGTCGAATGTTTTATTGTTGCTCGTCGTGATACTATTCTGCTGGGCTAAATCTGCGTCGATTCTCAATAG ACCACTGCCTCCACTCCCAAGTCTTGAAATTTCGGAAGAGACTACTGTCAGGGCTGCTGATGAGATGCGAGTCTGGGTAAATTACGTGTTGTCAATTGCACATGACATTGCGATTGGTGGAAATCGGAGAGTTTTTTTGAAG GTTGCTACACTATTGTGGGTGATTTCCTACATTGGTAGTTTCTTCAACTTCCTGACACTGATATACAttt GCGTTCTTCTTAGTTTAACACTTCCGGTGCTGTATGACAAGTACCAAAATCCAATTGATGATAAGTTGAGTGTTGCCTATGATATTGCTCGGGTACAGTATGAGAAGATTGGTAGTCTGATACTTCAAAAGATCCCTTTTCATtcgaagaaggagaagaagacaGAGTAA
- the LOC121811232 gene encoding stress enhanced protein 1, chloroplastic-like, with amino-acid sequence MAGAVLSSSSSSSLCCYASVRDIRIPHPTKLASSSRQFSTAFATGSPLLIRTPIYRRKAAGLNSVRCEQSTKEEGSGLDVWLGRLAMVGFAAAISVEVATGKGLLENFGLTDPLPTVALAVTALVGVLTAVFIFQSASKN; translated from the exons ATGGCGGGCGCCGTgctatcttcttcctcctcttcttctctctgTTGCTACGCCTCCGTTCGCG ATATTCGCATACCTCATCCAACTAAATTAGCTTCTTCTTCTCGTCAATTCAGCACCGCGTTCGCCACCGGTTCCCCTCTCT TGATTCGAACACCAATCTACCGGAGAAAGGCTGCTGGTCTGAATTCTGTAAGATGTGAGCAGAGTACAAAGGAAGAAGGCAGTGGTTTAGATGTATGGCTGGGACGGCTCGCTATGGTTGGCTTTGCCGCCGCTATTAGTGTTGAGGTTGCTACCGGCAAAGGGCTCCTTGAG AATTTTGGCCTCACAGATCCTCTGCCAACAGTGGCGTTAGCAGTGACAGCATTGGTCGGAGTTCTTACTGCAGTCTTCATCTTCCAGTCTGCATCCAAGAACTga
- the LOC121742279 gene encoding uncharacterized protein LOC121742279: protein MKWNIVFSLIFLSQYSATSGEFSGQVPVPSSVAVQTPAALVCTNCILPMGKTSARGEGKSSADRKFDKKLEFYEKVRAAVTSKAISKEQKQKKRSRQKKLKAYDLTSLTECLPELKAPSASAPVELKLNCKRRNDLVVKESNKLKMVINHPVYQSDPLAAIYQHLQTTQPAPDKKPKKKDGKARKSKTKKKKSKDTESMDI, encoded by the exons atgaaatggAATATCGTTTTCTCTCTTATCTTCCTCTCTCAATACTCTGCAACTTCCGGTGAATTCTCCGGTCAAGTTCCGGTGCCTTCCTCGGTGGCTGTTCAGACCCCAGCCGCCCTAGTCTGCACCAACTGCATTCTACCGATGGGAAAAACCAGCGCACG TGGTGAGGGGAAGTCGAGTGCAGATCGCAAGTTCGATAAGAAATTGGAGTTTTACGAGA AGGTCAGAGCAGCAGTTACCAGCAAAGCTATCAGCAAG GAGCAAAAGCAAAAGAAACGAAGCAGGCAAAAGAAACTAAAAGCATATGATCTGACCTCCCTCACAGAGTGCCTCCCTGAGTTGAAAGCTCCATCAGCATCAGCACCAGTCGAATTGAAACTTAATTGCAAAAGGAGAAATGACCTAGT GGTTAAAGAGAGTAATAAGTTGAAGATGGTTATCAACCATCCAGTTTATCAGTCGGATCCTTTGGCTGCCATTTATCAACATTTGCAGACGACACAGCCTGCCCCTGATAAGAAGCCTAAGAAAAAGGATGGTAAAGCTAGAAAAAGTAAGACGAAAAAGAAGAAGTCTAAAGACACAGAGTCGATGGATATATAA
- the LOC121742278 gene encoding DNA-directed RNA polymerases II, IV and V subunit 3-like gives MEGVSYQRFPKIKIREVKDDYMKFELRETDASIANALRRVMISEVPTIAIDLVEIEVNSSVLNDEFIAHRLGLIPLISERAMAMRFSRDCDACDGDGQCEYCSVEFHLRAKCINDTTLDVTSKDLYSSDHTVVPVDFSDASSTIDNTESRGIIIVKLRRGQELILRAIARKGIGKDHAKWSPAATVTFMYEPEIYINEELMETLSMAEKQEFVDSSPTKVFDINPRNGQVYVHNAENYTYDDEVLKKAEAMGKPGLVEIHAKEDSFIFTVETTGGIKASQLLINAIEILKQKLDAVRLSADTVEADEQFGELGAHMRGG, from the exons ATGGAGGGCGTTTCGTACCAGAGATttcccaaaatcaaaattcgGGAGGTGAAGGACGACTACATGAAGTTCGAGCTGCGAGAGACCGATGCCAGCatcgccaacgccctccgccgCGTGATGATCTCCGAGGTCCCAACCATCGCTATCGATTTGGTGGAAATCGAGGTCAACTCTTCCGTCTTGAACGACGAATTCATCGCCCACCGCCTAGGTCTGATCCCTCTAATCAGCGAGCGCGCCATGGCCATGCGCTTCTCCCGCGACTGCGACGCCTGCGACGGCGATGGCCAGTGTGAGTACTGTTCCGTCGAGTTTCATCTTCGCGCGAAGTGCATTAACGACACTACGCTCGATGTCACCTCGAAGGACCTCTACAGCTCGGACCACACAGTTGTTCCCGTCGATTTCTCCGATGCTTCGTCCACAATCGATAACACGGAGTCTAG GGGAATCATAATTGTGAAGCTTCGCCGAGGTCAAGAGTTGATTTTGAGAGCCATAGCACGGAAAGGAATTGGGAAAGATCATGCCAAATGGTCACCTGCGGCAACTGTCACTTTCATGTATGAACCTGAGATCTATATCAATGAAGAGTTAATGGAAACCTTGAGCATGGCGGAGAAACAAGAGTTTGTTGACAGCAGTCCCACAAAAGTGTTTGACATTAACCCCCGCAATGGGCAG GTCTATGTTCACAATGCTGAGAATTATACCTATGACGATGAAGTTCTCAAGAAAGCAGAAGCAATGGGGAAGCCTGGCCTTGTTGAGATCCATGCCAAAGAGGACAGTTTCATATTCACGGTAGAGACAACTGGAGGCATAAAGGCATCCCAATTGTTAATCAATGCCATCGAGATCCTGAAGCAGAAGCTAGATGCTGTTCGCTTGTCAGCAGACACCGTGGAAGCTGACGAGCAGTTTGGCGAGCTGGGAGCACATATGCGTGGGGGCTGA